The following coding sequences lie in one Isoptericola variabilis 225 genomic window:
- a CDS encoding RNA polymerase sigma factor, which translates to MTRPSEHRTDDLESAGESLGDRAAHAILEYREGRTDALSDLVREATPLLWHTVRAQGVDPQTADDVVQSTWAALVRHAHTISEPKAVLKWLLVTARRGAWETVRKGRDDVRRRTELPDDVAEGTATLPDAGPGPEEEVLRDERDRLLWAAVRRLPARCQELLRLVSLADRPDYRAISAAIGMPVGSIGATRGRCLAKLRAVLTEEGETSWT; encoded by the coding sequence ATGACCCGCCCGAGCGAGCACCGAACCGACGACCTGGAGAGCGCGGGCGAGAGCCTGGGTGACCGGGCGGCGCACGCGATCCTCGAGTACCGCGAGGGGCGGACCGACGCGCTGAGCGACCTGGTGCGCGAGGCGACGCCGCTGCTGTGGCACACGGTGCGCGCGCAGGGTGTGGACCCGCAGACCGCGGACGACGTCGTGCAGAGCACCTGGGCGGCGCTCGTGCGGCACGCGCACACGATCTCCGAACCCAAGGCCGTCCTCAAGTGGCTGCTGGTCACGGCGCGCCGCGGGGCCTGGGAGACCGTGCGCAAGGGCCGCGACGACGTCCGCCGGCGCACCGAGCTGCCGGACGACGTGGCCGAGGGCACGGCGACGCTGCCCGACGCCGGCCCGGGCCCGGAGGAGGAGGTGCTGCGCGACGAGCGCGACCGCCTCCTGTGGGCGGCGGTGCGCCGCCTCCCGGCGCGCTGCCAGGAGCTGCTGCGGCTCGTCTCGCTCGCGGACCGGCCCGACTACAGGGCGATCTCCGCGGCGATCGGCATGCCGGTGGGAAGCATCGGCGCGACTCGGGGACGCTGCCTCGCCAAGCTGCGGGCCGTCCTCACCGAAGAGGGGGAGACCTCGTGGACATGA
- a CDS encoding sensor histidine kinase: MTTADAPPAGSPYAAWERQVVWWDLGFALIVTLTGVALPLDGVRGTPLLVAYAALATLVVAYVAAGGPAARTRDQRRARAYVAVMVAGVAVVVGVGGGTGTFLLFIGFTHVWMLLEPVRHAIVGCVVLGLAVTVALSSTEGFEAAELARVAPQMGVALVFAVGLGLWTSLTMRRADEHARLVGELRAAQAELAASNHAAGVAAERERMAREIHDTLAQGFTSVVTQAQAAIAALDRGEHDAARERLRLVESTARENLAEARALVAAFAPVPLQNGTLAEALRRLADRFAAETGIAVRLEVADDGTGGPAVPAGGTGVPRDAASDVVLLRAAQEALANVRRHADARAVTVRLDRDAGTVGLEVTDDGRGLPPGHADGIGLSGMRERVSAVGGSIDVGPGDRGGTRVRVRVPVAGGA, translated from the coding sequence GTGACGACGGCTGACGCGCCGCCCGCCGGCAGCCCGTACGCGGCGTGGGAGCGGCAGGTGGTCTGGTGGGACCTCGGCTTCGCGCTCATCGTGACGCTCACCGGGGTCGCCCTGCCGCTCGACGGCGTGCGCGGCACTCCCCTGCTCGTCGCCTACGCGGCGCTCGCGACCCTCGTGGTCGCCTACGTCGCGGCGGGCGGGCCCGCCGCGCGCACGCGCGACCAGCGCCGGGCGCGCGCGTACGTCGCCGTGATGGTGGCGGGCGTGGCGGTCGTCGTGGGCGTGGGCGGCGGCACGGGCACGTTCCTGCTGTTCATCGGCTTCACGCACGTGTGGATGCTGCTCGAGCCCGTCCGGCACGCGATCGTCGGGTGCGTCGTCCTGGGCCTCGCGGTCACGGTCGCCCTGAGCTCGACCGAGGGGTTCGAGGCCGCCGAGCTGGCGCGCGTCGCCCCGCAGATGGGCGTCGCGCTCGTGTTCGCCGTCGGGCTCGGCCTGTGGACGTCGCTGACCATGCGGCGGGCGGACGAGCACGCGCGCCTCGTCGGCGAGCTCCGGGCGGCGCAGGCCGAGCTCGCGGCGTCGAACCACGCCGCGGGCGTCGCGGCCGAGCGCGAGCGCATGGCCCGCGAGATCCACGACACGCTCGCGCAGGGCTTCACCTCGGTCGTGACGCAGGCGCAGGCCGCCATCGCGGCGCTCGACCGCGGCGAGCACGACGCCGCGCGCGAGCGGCTGCGGCTCGTCGAGTCGACCGCGCGCGAGAACCTCGCCGAGGCGCGCGCGCTCGTCGCCGCGTTCGCCCCCGTCCCGCTGCAGAACGGCACGCTCGCCGAGGCCCTGCGCCGGCTCGCCGACCGCTTCGCGGCCGAGACCGGCATCGCCGTCCGGCTCGAGGTCGCCGACGACGGCACCGGCGGCCCGGCCGTCCCCGCCGGCGGCACGGGCGTCCCGCGCGACGCCGCGTCCGACGTCGTGCTCCTGCGCGCGGCGCAGGAGGCGCTCGCCAACGTGCGCCGCCACGCCGACGCCCGCGCGGTCACGGTGCGCCTCGACCGCGACGCCGGGACCGTGGGGCTCGAGGTCACCGACGACGGCCGCGGCCTGCCGCCCGGCCATGCCGACGGCATCGGGCTGTCGGGCATGCGCGAGCGCGTCTCGGCCGTCGGCGGCTCGATCGACGTCGGCCCCGGCGACCGCGGCGGGACCCGCGTGCGGGTGCGCGTCCCCGTGGCGGGCGGCGCATGA
- a CDS encoding ABC transporter ATP-binding protein, producing MTTTDTTAGTPAGGTGTTTELAVRVRGLRKRYGDKRAVDGLDLDIARGEIVAVLGPNGAGKTTTVEILEGYRERDEGDVRVLGEDPATAGRAWRARIGVVAQDSRDRAELTVVEEVRSTARYYPAPADPHEVIAAVGLAEKARTRVRALSGGQRRRLDVALGIVGRPELLFLDEPTTGFDPQARRTFWALVRGLREDGTTILLTTHDLHEAAFLADRVVVVRDGGVVATGTPDTLGRPEARTPVVSWTDPDGTHRSERTTTPTALVTRLASTAAGPGGEVADLRVTRPTLEDVYLGLVAPEEDDR from the coding sequence ATGACGACGACGGACACGACCGCGGGCACGCCGGCAGGCGGCACCGGCACGACGACGGAGCTCGCCGTGCGCGTGCGCGGTCTGCGCAAGCGGTACGGCGACAAGCGAGCCGTGGACGGCCTCGACCTCGACATCGCGCGCGGCGAGATCGTCGCGGTCCTCGGTCCCAACGGCGCGGGCAAGACGACGACCGTGGAGATCCTCGAGGGCTACCGCGAGCGCGACGAGGGCGACGTGCGCGTGCTCGGCGAGGACCCGGCGACCGCGGGCCGGGCGTGGCGCGCCCGCATCGGCGTCGTCGCGCAGGACTCGCGCGACCGCGCCGAGCTCACGGTCGTCGAGGAGGTGCGCTCGACCGCGCGCTACTACCCGGCCCCCGCCGACCCGCACGAGGTGATCGCCGCCGTCGGGCTCGCCGAGAAGGCCCGCACGCGCGTGCGGGCCCTGTCCGGCGGGCAGCGGCGGCGCCTCGACGTGGCGCTCGGGATCGTCGGGCGGCCCGAGCTGCTCTTCCTCGACGAGCCGACCACGGGCTTCGACCCGCAGGCGCGCCGCACGTTCTGGGCGCTCGTGCGCGGGCTGCGCGAGGACGGCACGACCATCCTGCTCACGACGCACGACCTGCACGAGGCCGCGTTCCTGGCCGACCGCGTCGTCGTCGTGCGCGACGGCGGCGTCGTCGCGACCGGCACCCCCGACACGCTCGGCCGGCCCGAGGCCCGCACGCCCGTCGTGTCCTGGACCGACCCCGACGGGACGCACCGCTCGGAGCGCACCACGACGCCCACGGCGCTCGTCACCCGCCTCGCGTCGACCGCCGCGGGGCCCGGCGGCGAGGTCGCCGACCTGCGCGTCACCCGCCCCACGCTCGAGGACGTCTACCTCGGGCTCGTCGCCCCCGAGGAGGACGACCGATGA
- a CDS encoding ABC transporter permease: protein MTTTTAPAARRTPAASLPGAARLSLVRAGLELRQFWRERDAVIFIFAYPIVMMAIFSTVFGSAEQGTEQGMTVDFARYFLPGMIATGVMLTSFQSLAIAIAVERDDGTLRRLRATPLPASAYFGGKVVLTIATSVVQTAILLAVAALAFDVPLPTDPGRWFTFAWVFLLGTATGTVCGVAFSSLPRSGRSATAVVTPVVLVLQFTSGVFFAFYMLPGWMQTASSLFPLKWIAQGMRSVFLPEEMVVLEPGGSWQHAETAGVLVAWLVVALVVGIRTFRWRRRDDG from the coding sequence ATGACCACCACGACGGCCCCCGCGGCGCGCCGCACGCCCGCCGCGTCCCTGCCCGGCGCCGCGCGCCTGTCCCTCGTGCGCGCGGGCCTCGAGCTGCGCCAGTTCTGGCGCGAGCGCGACGCGGTGATCTTCATCTTCGCCTACCCGATCGTCATGATGGCGATCTTCTCGACGGTGTTCGGTTCCGCCGAGCAGGGCACCGAACAGGGCATGACCGTCGACTTCGCCCGGTACTTCCTGCCCGGCATGATCGCCACGGGCGTCATGCTCACGAGCTTCCAGTCGCTCGCGATCGCGATCGCCGTCGAGCGGGACGACGGCACGCTGCGTCGTCTGCGCGCGACGCCGTTGCCGGCGTCGGCGTACTTCGGCGGCAAGGTGGTGCTCACGATCGCGACGTCGGTCGTGCAGACGGCGATCCTGCTCGCGGTCGCGGCGCTCGCCTTCGACGTGCCGCTGCCCACCGACCCGGGGCGGTGGTTCACGTTCGCATGGGTGTTCCTGCTCGGGACCGCCACCGGCACGGTGTGCGGGGTCGCGTTCTCGTCGCTGCCGCGCTCGGGCCGCTCGGCGACCGCGGTCGTCACGCCCGTCGTGCTCGTCCTGCAGTTCACCTCGGGCGTGTTCTTCGCGTTCTACATGCTGCCGGGGTGGATGCAGACGGCGTCGTCGCTGTTCCCGCTGAAGTGGATCGCGCAGGGCATGCGCTCGGTGTTCCTGCCCGAGGAGATGGTCGTGCTCGAGCCGGGCGGGTCCTGGCAGCACGCCGAGACCGCTGGTGTACTGGTCGCATGGCTCGTGGTCGCCCTGGTCGTGGGGATCCGCACGTTCCGGTGGCGTCGCCGTGACGACGGCTGA
- the rplK gene encoding 50S ribosomal protein L11, translating to MPPKKKVAGLIKLQINAGAATPAPPIGPALGQHGVNIMEFCKAYNAATESQRGNVIPVEITVYEDRSFTFITKTPPAAELIKKAAGVTKGSPTPHTTKVASLTSDQVREIAQTKMADLNANDVEAAMKIIAGTARSMGITVQD from the coding sequence ATGCCTCCCAAGAAGAAGGTCGCCGGCCTCATCAAGCTCCAGATCAACGCCGGTGCCGCGACGCCGGCGCCGCCGATCGGCCCCGCGCTCGGTCAGCACGGCGTGAACATCATGGAGTTCTGCAAGGCCTACAACGCGGCCACCGAGTCGCAGCGCGGCAACGTGATCCCGGTCGAGATCACGGTCTACGAGGACCGCTCGTTCACCTTCATCACGAAGACCCCGCCGGCGGCGGAGCTCATCAAGAAGGCCGCGGGCGTGACCAAGGGCTCGCCGACGCCGCACACGACGAAGGTCGCGAGCCTCACCTCGGACCAGGTCCGCGAGATCGCGCAGACCAAGATGGCCGACCTCAACGCGAACGACGTCGAGGCCGCGATGAAGATCATCGCCGGCACGGCCCGTTCCATGGGCATCACCGTCCAGGACTGA
- the nusG gene encoding transcription termination/antitermination protein NusG, with the protein MSQDPLEQTENVDPTQPDAAGAEADLDVPGDTSDVVDGDAAAGAEAAEETDEVAEERPADADGDVVTDPVAEFKRTLRSQPGEWYVIHSYAGYENRVKANLENRIQSLNMEDYIFQIEVPMEEVTEIKNAQKKTVRRVRIPGYVLVRMDLTDESWGAVRHTPGVTGFVGHTHQPVPLTLDEVFSMLAPTLAPAPEAGKPAAAASGGAAKAPVEVDFEVGESVTVTDGPFDTLPATISEINAEAQKLKVLVSIFGRETPVELSFNQVAKI; encoded by the coding sequence GTGTCCCAGGATCCGCTGGAGCAGACCGAGAACGTCGACCCCACGCAGCCCGACGCCGCCGGCGCCGAGGCCGACCTCGACGTGCCCGGCGACACCAGCGACGTCGTCGACGGCGACGCCGCCGCCGGCGCCGAGGCCGCCGAGGAGACGGACGAGGTCGCCGAGGAGCGCCCCGCGGACGCCGACGGCGACGTCGTCACCGACCCCGTCGCGGAGTTCAAGCGCACCCTGCGCTCGCAGCCGGGCGAGTGGTACGTCATCCACTCGTACGCCGGGTACGAGAACCGTGTGAAGGCCAACCTGGAGAACCGCATCCAGAGCCTGAACATGGAGGACTACATCTTCCAGATCGAGGTCCCGATGGAGGAGGTGACCGAGATCAAGAACGCGCAGAAGAAGACCGTCCGCCGCGTCCGGATCCCGGGCTACGTCCTCGTCCGCATGGACCTCACCGACGAGTCGTGGGGCGCCGTGCGGCACACGCCCGGCGTCACCGGCTTCGTCGGGCACACGCACCAGCCCGTCCCGCTCACGCTGGACGAGGTCTTCTCGATGCTGGCGCCCACGCTGGCCCCCGCCCCCGAGGCCGGCAAGCCCGCCGCCGCGGCGTCGGGCGGGGCCGCCAAGGCGCCCGTCGAGGTCGACTTCGAGGTCGGCGAGTCGGTCACCGTCACGGACGGCCCGTTCGACACGCTGCCCGCCACGATCTCGGAGATCAACGCCGAGGCCCAGAAGCTCAAGGTCCTCGTCTCCATCTTCGGCCGGGAGACCCCGGTCGAGCTGTCGTTCAACCAGGTCGCCAAGATCTGA
- a CDS encoding S8/S53 family peptidase, whose amino-acid sequence MSSRPRGSRLQWQTRAIDPLTAPRVGTQPSPQPTWYVGDRLLLSVAAPDRDGPEPRWLRRLRRAARRADLDVRIADETYTDLALIDEAVRAGLDPEVGASLRPVFGTTVELVRPEPGGLPDGWDLMAVLGLGWETFDDDAQAQSQEGRGRHEEDGPGEVRVALDHVIVPGAIGGQPAAQPAAFTDVQPFIRANPLTASHPLTASHPLTASHPLTASHPLTASHPYAGIGEYALAGLGGRQPVKWVGPAPARTVVGGPNPFRGPNGERRPVVAIMDTGVGRHDWFPADDVPDRVVVRDPKVVGEPVGLSPDPAFAYQHPEVGGVSIYPITGPLDPVAGHGTFMAGLVHQQCPDAVILAPRVYGGSGVVPESDLVRSLRRLLLFHLLGLAGVETYAPVDVAVLALGYYHERPEDADFDVPLGAVLAALRRWGVLVVTSSGNDGQVRETYPAAFAPKLNRMAEPPTLDEDEPPLREDEPPIIAVGAQNPDGTTALFSNDGPWVTCLRPGAALVSTAPVTIDGVIAPSRHMRELFTGKRRATIDPEGFQGGFAVWSGTSFAAPVLAGELAASLLAAGVPAPRPPAGEGDADRCRWLWPAVTDATGLEPSADGVTATG is encoded by the coding sequence GTGAGCTCCAGGCCCCGAGGCTCCCGCCTGCAGTGGCAGACCCGCGCGATCGACCCGCTGACCGCGCCCCGAGTCGGAACTCAGCCGTCGCCGCAGCCCACGTGGTACGTGGGGGACCGGCTGCTGCTGAGCGTCGCGGCGCCGGACCGGGACGGACCCGAGCCGCGGTGGCTCCGCCGGCTGCGGCGCGCGGCGCGGCGTGCCGACCTGGACGTGCGCATCGCCGACGAGACGTACACCGACCTCGCGCTGATCGACGAGGCGGTCCGGGCAGGACTCGACCCGGAGGTCGGCGCATCCCTGCGACCGGTCTTCGGCACCACGGTGGAGCTCGTGCGCCCGGAGCCGGGCGGGCTGCCCGACGGCTGGGACCTCATGGCCGTCCTGGGACTGGGCTGGGAGACGTTCGACGACGACGCCCAGGCGCAGAGCCAGGAAGGGCGCGGCCGCCACGAGGAGGACGGCCCCGGCGAGGTCCGCGTCGCGCTCGACCACGTCATCGTCCCGGGGGCGATCGGCGGACAGCCCGCGGCGCAGCCGGCGGCGTTCACCGACGTCCAGCCGTTCATCCGGGCCAACCCGCTCACCGCGAGCCACCCGCTGACGGCGAGCCACCCGCTCACCGCCAGCCACCCGCTCACGGCGAGCCACCCGCTGACGGCGAGCCACCCGTACGCGGGCATCGGCGAGTACGCGCTCGCCGGGCTCGGCGGGCGCCAGCCCGTGAAGTGGGTCGGGCCCGCGCCGGCACGCACCGTCGTCGGGGGACCGAACCCCTTCCGGGGTCCGAACGGCGAGCGTCGTCCCGTCGTCGCCATCATGGACACGGGCGTAGGGCGGCACGACTGGTTCCCCGCCGACGACGTCCCGGACCGCGTCGTCGTGCGCGACCCGAAGGTCGTGGGCGAGCCGGTCGGGCTGAGCCCGGATCCCGCGTTCGCGTACCAGCACCCAGAGGTCGGCGGCGTCTCGATCTACCCGATCACCGGCCCTCTCGATCCCGTCGCGGGTCATGGCACCTTCATGGCGGGCCTGGTCCACCAGCAGTGCCCCGACGCCGTGATCCTCGCGCCGCGCGTGTACGGAGGATCCGGCGTCGTGCCCGAGAGCGACCTCGTGCGGTCGCTGCGCCGGCTGCTGCTGTTCCACCTGCTCGGGCTGGCCGGGGTCGAGACGTACGCGCCGGTCGACGTCGCGGTGCTCGCGCTCGGCTACTACCACGAGCGGCCGGAGGACGCGGACTTCGACGTCCCACTGGGCGCGGTGCTCGCGGCGCTGCGCCGGTGGGGCGTGCTGGTCGTGACGTCGAGCGGCAACGACGGCCAGGTGCGCGAGACGTACCCGGCGGCGTTCGCGCCGAAGCTGAACCGGATGGCCGAGCCGCCGACGCTCGACGAGGACGAGCCGCCGCTCCGCGAGGACGAGCCGCCCATCATCGCCGTGGGCGCGCAGAACCCGGACGGCACCACGGCGCTGTTCAGCAACGACGGCCCCTGGGTCACGTGCCTGCGGCCGGGCGCCGCGCTGGTGAGCACCGCCCCGGTGACCATCGACGGCGTCATCGCACCGAGCCGGCACATGCGCGAGCTGTTCACCGGCAAGCGGCGTGCCACGATCGACCCCGAGGGGTTCCAGGGCGGGTTCGCCGTGTGGAGCGGCACGTCGTTCGCCGCGCCCGTGCTCGCGGGCGAGCTCGCAGCGTCGCTGCTCGCCGCCGGGGTCCCGGCGCCGAGGCCCCCGGCCGGCGAGGGCGACGCCGACCGCTGCCGGTGGCTGTGGCCCGCCGTCACGGACGCGACGGGCCTGGAGCCGTCGGCCGACGGGGTGACCGCGACCGGGTGA
- a CDS encoding response regulator transcription factor, which yields MSGATHPGVRVLVADDHPVVRSGIIGMLAGEPDLEVVGEAPDGAAAVALAAELAPDVVLMDLRMPVLDGVGATARIVGTGPSVVVLTTYDTDADILRAVEAGATGYLLKDTPREQLVAGVRAAARGETVLAPGVATRLVTSVRTAGERLTSREAEVLALVARGLSNAAIGRELFIAEATVKTHLLRVFAKLGVDDRTAAVTVARDRGWLP from the coding sequence ATGAGCGGCGCGACGCACCCCGGCGTGCGGGTGCTCGTCGCCGACGACCACCCCGTGGTGCGCTCGGGCATCATCGGCATGCTCGCGGGCGAGCCCGACCTCGAGGTCGTGGGCGAGGCGCCCGACGGCGCGGCCGCGGTCGCGCTCGCGGCCGAGCTCGCGCCCGACGTCGTGCTCATGGACCTGCGCATGCCCGTGCTCGACGGCGTCGGCGCGACCGCGCGCATCGTCGGGACCGGGCCGTCCGTCGTCGTGCTCACGACGTACGACACCGACGCGGACATCCTGCGCGCGGTCGAGGCCGGGGCCACCGGGTACCTGCTCAAGGACACGCCGCGCGAGCAGCTCGTCGCGGGCGTGCGCGCGGCCGCACGCGGCGAGACCGTGCTGGCCCCCGGCGTCGCGACGCGCCTCGTGACCTCCGTGCGCACGGCGGGCGAGCGCCTCACCTCGCGCGAGGCCGAGGTGCTCGCGCTCGTCGCGCGCGGGCTGTCGAACGCCGCGATCGGGCGCGAGCTCTTCATCGCCGAGGCGACCGTCAAGACGCACCTGCTGCGCGTGTTCGCCAAGCTCGGCGTCGACGACCGCACCGCCGCCGTGACGGTCGCGCGGGACCGCGGCTGGCTGCCCTGA
- a CDS encoding adenosine deaminase, with product MRDLSKLPKAHLHLHFTGSMRVETLRELAAEHRVRVPSALVDDDPLRVPADERGWFRFQRLYDAARACVRGEADMRRLVDEAAADDAAEGSGRLEIQVDPTSYAPFVGGITPAVEIVLDAAKAASAAHGIEVAVVVAASRMRHPLDARTLARLAARYAGEGPGEVVGFGLSNDERHGDTAEFAAAFRIAHRAGLASVPHGGELLGPSHVREVVTALRPDRLGHGVRAGEDPRLLAELVADGVAFEVCPASNVGLGVYPALADVPLGSLVDAGAQVALGADDPLLFGSRLLDQYETARHVHGFSDPELADLARSSIRASRASSATKARLLAGVDEWLASPA from the coding sequence GTGCGCGACCTGTCGAAGCTGCCCAAGGCCCACCTGCACCTGCACTTCACGGGGTCGATGCGCGTCGAGACGCTGCGCGAGCTCGCGGCCGAGCACCGGGTCCGGGTCCCGTCGGCGCTCGTCGACGACGACCCGCTGCGCGTCCCCGCCGACGAGCGCGGGTGGTTCCGGTTCCAGCGGCTCTACGACGCCGCGCGCGCGTGCGTGCGCGGCGAGGCCGACATGCGCCGCCTCGTGGACGAGGCCGCCGCGGACGACGCCGCCGAGGGCTCCGGCCGCCTCGAGATCCAGGTCGACCCGACGTCGTACGCGCCGTTCGTCGGCGGCATCACGCCCGCGGTCGAGATCGTGCTCGACGCCGCCAAGGCCGCGAGCGCCGCGCACGGGATCGAGGTGGCCGTCGTGGTCGCGGCGTCGCGCATGCGCCACCCGCTCGACGCGCGGACCCTCGCGCGGCTCGCCGCCCGGTACGCGGGCGAGGGACCCGGCGAGGTCGTGGGCTTCGGGCTGAGCAACGACGAGCGGCACGGGGACACCGCCGAGTTCGCCGCGGCGTTCCGCATCGCGCACCGCGCGGGCCTGGCGTCGGTGCCGCACGGCGGCGAGCTGCTCGGGCCGTCGCACGTGCGCGAGGTGGTGACGGCGCTGCGGCCCGACCGGCTCGGCCACGGCGTGCGGGCCGGCGAGGACCCGCGGCTGCTGGCCGAGCTCGTCGCGGACGGCGTCGCGTTCGAGGTGTGCCCCGCGTCGAACGTGGGCCTCGGCGTGTACCCCGCGCTCGCGGACGTGCCGCTCGGCAGCCTGGTCGACGCCGGGGCCCAGGTGGCGCTCGGCGCGGACGACCCGTTGCTCTTCGGCTCGCGGCTGCTCGACCAGTACGAGACCGCCCGGCACGTCCACGGCTTCTCCGACCCCGAGCTCGCCGACCTGGCGCGGTCGTCGATCCGGGCCTCGCGCGCGTCGTCGGCCACCAAGGCGCGGCTGCTCGCGGGCGTCGACGAGTGGCTGGCGTCGCCGGCCTGA
- the secE gene encoding preprotein translocase subunit SecE: protein MSESPAEAAGSHVEGATAGPGKNRNVFSRIALFVRQVVAELRKVVTPTRSELLNYTGVVLVFVTVVMLFVTVLDYLIGRGTLALFG, encoded by the coding sequence GTGAGCGAGTCGCCGGCTGAGGCCGCAGGGTCCCACGTCGAGGGTGCCACGGCCGGTCCGGGCAAGAACCGCAACGTGTTCTCCCGCATCGCCCTCTTCGTCCGCCAGGTCGTCGCCGAGCTGCGCAAGGTCGTCACGCCGACGCGGTCGGAGCTGCTGAACTACACCGGCGTCGTGCTCGTCTTCGTGACGGTCGTGATGCTGTTCGTCACGGTCCTCGACTACCTCATCGGTCGGGGCACCCTGGCCCTGTTCGGCTGA
- the rplA gene encoding 50S ribosomal protein L1: protein MAKRSKAYRAAAEKIDRERLYTPLEAVRLAKETATTKFDATVEVVFRLGVDPRKADQMVRGTVNLPHGTGKTARVIVFANAAKAEEARAAGADEVGGDELITKVAGGYTDFDAAVATPDLMGKVGRLGKVLGPRGLMPNPKTGTVTMDVAKAVSDIKGGKIEFRVDKHANLHFIIGKASFDEKALVENYAAALEEILRLKPSSSKGRYITKATMATSMGPGIPLDQSRTTKLLEEAA, encoded by the coding sequence ATGGCAAAGCGCAGCAAGGCCTACCGGGCCGCAGCCGAGAAGATCGACCGCGAGCGCCTCTACACGCCGCTCGAGGCGGTCCGCCTCGCCAAGGAGACGGCGACCACCAAGTTCGACGCGACCGTCGAGGTCGTGTTCCGCCTGGGTGTCGACCCCCGCAAGGCCGACCAGATGGTCCGCGGCACCGTCAACCTGCCGCACGGCACGGGCAAGACGGCCCGCGTGATCGTGTTCGCGAACGCCGCCAAGGCGGAGGAGGCCCGCGCGGCCGGCGCCGACGAGGTCGGCGGCGACGAGCTCATCACCAAGGTCGCCGGCGGTTACACCGACTTCGACGCGGCCGTCGCCACGCCGGACCTCATGGGCAAGGTCGGTCGCCTCGGCAAGGTGCTCGGTCCCCGCGGCCTCATGCCGAACCCGAAGACCGGCACGGTGACCATGGACGTCGCCAAGGCCGTGTCCGACATCAAGGGCGGCAAGATCGAGTTCCGCGTCGACAAGCACGCGAACCTCCACTTCATCATCGGCAAGGCCTCGTTCGACGAGAAGGCGCTGGTGGAGAACTACGCCGCCGCGCTCGAGGAGATCCTGCGCCTCAAGCCGTCGTCGTCGAAGGGCCGGTACATCACCAAGGCCACGATGGCGACGTCGATGGGCCCGGGCATCCCGCTCGACCAGTCGCGCACCACGAAGCTCCTGGAGGAGGCGGCCTGA